From a single Natronorubrum tibetense GA33 genomic region:
- a CDS encoding ABC transporter permease has product MGDDDEFDVTRDGSRRTRWRGLVGVSVVRLWKRTVRTRSSRVVATVGAVALTIALLVVVTGVALGLAGGGAVDDTDADVQIVPEESGALSAVDGVEGPRLGETNERAESMRSSDDVDHASPVLVEPVKLESAGDDRPETVLLVGVVPDDEPRTVGGLPTDALEPGDPHYANGSYDGSREGQIVLSEAAAERLEAETDDELTVGGSQLPENASAPTVTATAVEEAGDGDDETPVALVHLSELQALSGADNDQLADQVLIWGDTDAAESAAADEYPDAAIESHDGTDPSALFGDGLAFATSLLAFVVGIAICASFVATTAGMSVTEDRRTLAVLEAVGYPTRSRLSIVAVSTLLTTLGGALVGIVLGVGGIYAVNAVASATVAPGAVAVVHPILVPYALAVALVSGLVAIPYPLAVAARTSVLEEVGR; this is encoded by the coding sequence ATGGGGGATGACGACGAGTTCGACGTCACGCGCGACGGCTCTCGCCGAACGCGCTGGCGCGGCCTCGTCGGCGTCTCGGTCGTCAGGCTCTGGAAGCGAACGGTTCGAACGCGCTCGAGTCGCGTCGTCGCGACGGTTGGTGCCGTCGCCCTGACGATCGCACTACTGGTGGTCGTGACCGGGGTCGCGCTCGGCCTCGCCGGCGGCGGCGCCGTCGACGACACCGACGCCGACGTCCAGATTGTTCCCGAGGAGAGCGGCGCGCTCTCGGCCGTCGACGGCGTTGAAGGGCCGCGACTCGGTGAGACCAACGAACGCGCGGAGTCGATGCGCTCGAGCGACGACGTCGACCACGCCTCGCCCGTACTGGTCGAACCGGTGAAACTCGAGTCGGCGGGCGACGACAGACCGGAGACTGTCTTGCTCGTCGGCGTCGTCCCCGACGACGAGCCCCGAACCGTCGGCGGGCTTCCGACCGACGCCCTCGAGCCGGGTGATCCACACTACGCCAACGGCTCGTACGACGGCTCGCGAGAGGGCCAAATCGTCCTCTCCGAGGCGGCCGCGGAACGGCTCGAGGCGGAGACTGACGACGAACTGACCGTCGGCGGCTCGCAGCTACCGGAGAACGCGTCCGCGCCGACGGTGACGGCCACTGCCGTCGAGGAGGCCGGTGACGGTGACGACGAGACGCCGGTCGCGCTCGTCCATCTGAGTGAACTCCAGGCGCTTTCGGGCGCGGATAACGACCAACTAGCCGATCAGGTGCTGATCTGGGGCGACACCGACGCAGCGGAGTCGGCCGCCGCAGACGAGTATCCCGACGCCGCGATCGAGTCCCACGACGGAACCGATCCATCGGCGCTGTTCGGCGACGGGCTGGCGTTCGCGACGAGCCTGCTCGCGTTCGTCGTCGGCATCGCCATCTGTGCCTCGTTCGTCGCGACGACCGCAGGGATGTCCGTCACCGAAGACCGGCGAACCCTCGCCGTTCTCGAGGCCGTCGGCTACCCCACGCGGAGTCGGCTCTCGATCGTCGCCGTCTCGACGCTGCTGACGACTCTCGGTGGCGCGCTGGTGGGAATCGTCCTCGGCGTCGGCGGCATCTACGCCGTCAACGCGGTTGCCAGCGCAACCGTCGCGCCGGGTGCTGTAGCGGTCGTCCACCCGATACTCGTCCCCTACGCGCTCGCTGTCGCGCTCGTCTCGGGGCTCGTCGCCATTCCCTACCCGCTCGCCGTCGCCGCGCGGACCTCCGTTCTCGAGGAGGTGGGGCGATGA
- a CDS encoding ABC transporter ATP-binding protein: MSNHALRQATASDGDSSSDDVESPTAVRLESVTHEYGANGGRGRSGDDRTVTALRDVSFDVQAGDIVGLEGPSGSGKSTILHAVSGLLVPSDGAVELLDTDLTTCSNRERTRLRRRHVGIVFQRFHLLPSLSARANVALPLVQAGIPRATRRERAETLLEKVGLGDRIHHLPGELSGGERQRVAIARALVTDPDVIVADEPTGELDTATGEDVLDLLMDIGRDRALLVASHDESTLAVADRVVTLRDGRVVSDGG; encoded by the coding sequence ATGAGCAACCACGCACTACGGCAGGCGACCGCCTCGGACGGCGACTCGAGCAGCGACGACGTCGAATCGCCGACGGCCGTTCGGCTCGAGTCCGTCACCCACGAGTACGGGGCGAACGGCGGCCGAGGCCGCTCGGGTGACGATCGAACCGTGACCGCCCTGCGTGACGTCTCGTTCGACGTGCAGGCGGGCGACATCGTCGGTCTCGAAGGACCGAGTGGAAGCGGCAAGTCGACGATCCTCCATGCGGTTTCGGGACTGCTGGTTCCCTCCGACGGCGCCGTCGAGCTGTTGGACACCGATCTCACGACCTGCTCGAATCGGGAACGAACGCGGCTGCGGCGGCGACACGTCGGAATCGTCTTCCAGCGCTTTCATCTGCTCCCGTCGCTCTCGGCCCGCGCGAACGTCGCCTTACCGCTCGTACAGGCCGGGATTCCCCGAGCGACCCGACGCGAACGCGCCGAAACCCTGCTCGAGAAGGTCGGTCTCGGCGATCGGATTCACCACCTTCCGGGCGAACTGAGCGGCGGCGAGCGACAGCGCGTCGCCATCGCGCGGGCGCTCGTCACCGATCCGGACGTTATCGTCGCCGACGAGCCGACGGGCGAACTGGACACGGCGACCGGGGAGGACGTACTCGACCTCCTGATGGACATCGGCCGCGATCGGGCCCTGCTGGTCGCCTCGCACGACGAGTCGACGCTCGCCGTTGCCGACCGCGTGGTCACCCTTCGCGACGGACGGGTGGTCTCGGATGGGGGATGA
- a CDS encoding rhomboid family intramembrane serine protease — MPSLETVQWVLLTVVLPIVTVGVLFLSVAVVSRLHRSDARWGDVARSRLVMGVPWGSLIVIALVWCVYLFVQDGITAFDDPVTIPYRAYSYFYPLGMLTASFSHAGPNHLLGNLAAAVVVAPIAEYAWGHYPDGRGADSVDSDRRDAGPFNSWRTNPRIRAVLVFPLVVVAITILTSLFALGPVIGFSGVVFAFAAFALVHYPIVTIVGVLGVQGVLLTLYRALRNPIGVYVAESSAPSAPSWAGIAIQGHALGFFIGLVLGIALLRRRGHRPDALRIWIAVLIFGFAQGLWQIYWFGGGNVFYLFQGPGVLTVTVLALVVTVAITASERPVVPERISRRFARVRRTPSESVVARPLELARNSGDQSETSTHTTAPTAPLERISEIAATAHSRDSSRLSNIGRRQAAFTLVIVVLAVLAGIAIPVNFFVLDGATASSDTAVEIEDYTVQYAEDVEYELVSPVRVGPLSDAVALNASGVIVTSEERQLWVEVVPARQLEFSTEESIAVGGPGWRETVHVERTGWEPVGNDSVYQVEIWAEGDDPQLAHESNGSRADVRIDDQNVTISSVDGEFTLEVESVETGDVETTPLPDSDESTGAAGLTFDREDDTVYAAADGTRIAIASAE; from the coding sequence ATGCCTTCGCTCGAGACCGTCCAGTGGGTCCTCCTGACGGTCGTCCTCCCGATCGTCACGGTGGGGGTGTTGTTCCTCTCCGTCGCGGTCGTCAGTCGACTCCACCGATCCGACGCCCGATGGGGCGACGTGGCCCGCTCGAGGCTCGTGATGGGCGTCCCGTGGGGGTCGCTGATCGTCATCGCGCTCGTCTGGTGTGTTTACCTGTTCGTCCAGGACGGGATCACGGCGTTCGACGACCCCGTGACGATCCCTTACCGGGCGTACTCGTACTTCTATCCGTTGGGAATGCTGACGGCGTCGTTCTCTCACGCCGGACCGAATCATCTCCTTGGAAACCTCGCCGCTGCCGTCGTCGTCGCGCCCATCGCGGAGTACGCCTGGGGCCACTATCCAGATGGACGGGGAGCGGATTCGGTCGACTCCGACAGACGGGACGCGGGGCCGTTCAACTCGTGGCGAACCAACCCCCGGATCCGTGCGGTTCTGGTCTTTCCGCTCGTCGTCGTCGCGATCACGATCCTCACGAGCCTGTTCGCGCTCGGTCCCGTGATCGGCTTCTCGGGGGTTGTCTTCGCCTTCGCCGCGTTCGCCCTCGTTCATTACCCCATCGTGACGATCGTCGGCGTTCTCGGCGTACAGGGCGTGTTGCTGACGCTCTACCGTGCGCTCCGGAATCCGATCGGGGTCTACGTCGCCGAGTCGAGCGCACCCTCCGCACCGTCGTGGGCCGGCATCGCCATTCAAGGCCACGCACTCGGCTTTTTCATCGGTCTCGTGCTCGGGATCGCCCTGCTTCGGCGACGCGGACACCGCCCCGACGCGCTTCGAATCTGGATTGCGGTGCTCATCTTTGGCTTCGCACAGGGGCTCTGGCAGATCTACTGGTTCGGCGGCGGGAACGTTTTCTACCTCTTCCAGGGTCCCGGCGTGTTGACCGTCACGGTGCTCGCACTCGTGGTTACCGTCGCGATCACGGCCAGCGAGCGACCCGTCGTGCCGGAACGCATCAGCCGTCGGTTCGCTCGAGTCCGCCGAACCCCGTCCGAATCGGTTGTCGCCCGCCCGCTCGAACTCGCTCGGAATAGCGGTGATCAGTCTGAAACCAGTACCCACACAACAGCCCCGACAGCTCCCCTCGAACGAATCAGCGAAATCGCCGCTACGGCACACTCTCGCGACTCGAGCCGACTCTCGAACATCGGCCGGAGACAGGCCGCGTTCACGCTCGTGATCGTTGTTCTCGCCGTCCTCGCGGGTATAGCGATCCCGGTCAACTTCTTCGTGCTGGACGGCGCAACCGCCTCCTCGGACACAGCCGTCGAGATTGAGGATTACACGGTTCAGTACGCCGAGGATGTCGAGTACGAACTCGTCTCGCCCGTCAGAGTCGGACCGCTATCCGACGCCGTCGCCCTCAATGCCAGCGGGGTGATCGTTACAAGCGAGGAGCGACAGCTCTGGGTGGAAGTGGTCCCGGCCCGGCAACTCGAGTTCTCCACCGAGGAGTCGATCGCCGTCGGCGGGCCCGGCTGGCGCGAAACCGTCCACGTCGAGCGGACCGGCTGGGAACCGGTCGGCAACGACAGCGTCTATCAGGTCGAAATCTGGGCCGAGGGCGACGATCCCCAGCTCGCCCACGAGTCGAACGGGTCGCGTGCGGACGTTCGAATCGACGACCAGAACGTGACGATTTCGTCCGTGGACGGCGAGTTCACCCTCGAGGTCGAGTCGGTCGAGACCGGGGATGTCGAGACGACGCCGCTGCCCGACTCGGACGAGTCAACCGGCGCGGCCGGACTTACGTTCGACCGCGAGGACGACACCGTGTACGCCGCCGCCGACGGAACGCGGATCGCCATCGCGAGCGCGGAGTAG
- a CDS encoding DNA-directed RNA polymerase subunit L, translating to MELRVTESTENELSIEIAGEDHTFMNVLKGTLLEHDDITAATYDVNPEQSGGQTEPILTIKTVEGVDPLEALESAAGDVRGKTTAFRDAFEAAA from the coding sequence ATGGAACTGCGGGTCACCGAGAGCACCGAGAACGAGCTCTCGATCGAGATCGCCGGCGAGGATCACACGTTCATGAACGTCCTGAAGGGAACGCTGCTCGAACACGACGACATCACAGCCGCCACCTACGACGTCAACCCCGAACAGTCGGGCGGCCAGACGGAGCCGATCCTGACCATCAAGACCGTCGAAGGCGTCGACCCCCTCGAGGCGCTCGAGTCAGCAGCGGGCGACGTCCGCGGGAAAACGACGGCGTTCCGCGACGCGTTCGAAGCGGCCGCCTAA
- the hisF gene encoding imidazole glycerol phosphate synthase subunit HisF gives MLTKRIIPCIDVDLDEDGNPAVYTGVHFEDLQYTGDPVEMAKAYNESGADEFVFLDITASAEGRETMLDVVERVADEVFIPLTVGGGIRTTDDIKETLRAGADKVSITTGALERPELINDGAKAFGSQCIVISVDARRRFDEEGEHYVEIDGESCWFECTKKGGREGTGIDVLEWAKEAESRGAGELFVNSIDKDGTKDGYDLPLTKAVCDAVDTPVIASSGCGSPEDMYDVFTEADADAGLAASIFHFDEHSIEETKRYLDERDVPVRL, from the coding sequence ATGTTGACCAAGCGCATCATCCCGTGTATCGACGTAGATTTAGACGAGGACGGGAACCCGGCGGTCTACACCGGCGTTCACTTCGAGGACCTGCAATACACCGGCGATCCGGTCGAGATGGCCAAGGCGTACAACGAGTCCGGCGCGGACGAGTTCGTCTTCCTCGACATCACGGCCTCCGCGGAGGGCCGTGAGACCATGCTCGATGTCGTCGAGCGCGTCGCCGACGAGGTCTTCATCCCGCTGACCGTCGGCGGCGGCATCCGCACCACCGACGACATCAAGGAGACGCTTCGCGCAGGCGCGGACAAGGTCTCGATCACGACCGGCGCACTCGAGCGACCCGAACTCATCAACGACGGCGCGAAGGCCTTCGGCAGTCAGTGCATCGTCATCAGCGTCGACGCCAGACGGCGCTTCGACGAGGAGGGCGAACACTACGTCGAGATCGACGGGGAGTCATGCTGGTTCGAGTGTACGAAGAAAGGCGGCCGTGAAGGGACGGGCATCGACGTCCTCGAGTGGGCCAAAGAGGCGGAATCCCGCGGCGCGGGCGAACTGTTCGTCAACTCGATCGACAAGGACGGCACGAAAGACGGCTACGACCTCCCGCTGACGAAGGCGGTCTGCGACGCCGTCGACACCCCGGTCATCGCCTCTTCGGGCTGTGGCAGTCCCGAGGACATGTACGACGTGTTCACCGAGGCCGACGCCGACGCCGGACTCGCGGCGTCGATCTTCCACTTCGACGAGCACTCGATCGAGGAAACCAAGCGATATCTGGACGAGCGGGACGTGCCGGTTCGTCTCTGA
- a CDS encoding DUF7550 family protein, with protein sequence MADDTDPADEPDTAADVGHDLEAERTTAPMSEFSSRELGIGFVIVLIGVAIAFGIPLIAVAP encoded by the coding sequence ATGGCAGACGATACGGACCCAGCAGACGAACCGGATACGGCCGCCGACGTCGGCCACGACCTCGAGGCCGAACGGACGACCGCTCCGATGAGCGAGTTCTCGTCGCGCGAACTCGGGATCGGCTTCGTGATCGTGCTGATTGGCGTCGCTATCGCGTTTGGGATTCCACTGATCGCCGTCGCTCCCTGA
- a CDS encoding ribbon-helix-helix domain-containing protein gives MPKVEITIPEHLEMQIAQMVERGEFVNREEAIEDLLSTGIKAYKTSGPMDEDEGGPGGLEDDGMMGHDDEYVF, from the coding sequence ATGCCGAAAGTAGAGATCACCATACCGGAACACCTCGAGATGCAGATCGCCCAGATGGTCGAACGCGGCGAGTTCGTCAATCGCGAAGAGGCGATCGAGGACCTCCTGTCGACCGGTATCAAAGCCTACAAGACCAGTGGACCGATGGACGAAGACGAGGGTGGCCCCGGCGGCCTCGAAGACGACGGCATGATGGGGCACGACGACGAGTACGTCTTCTAA
- a CDS encoding sulfite oxidase-like oxidoreductase has protein sequence MTNDVTDVTELYREFGDDRLPSGQRETEAFPVLSKGPTPDWDPETWEFTVTGAVEEELTFSWEEFRALPSETQKQDFHCVTGWSKFDCEFTGVPFPELAEQAGVHDSAVHVMFSALDGYTTDLALEDCLREEVLFAWAYDGESLPPDHGGPLRVVTPHKYAYKGAKWVDGIEFLTETERGYWEKRGYSQTADPWQEERYS, from the coding sequence ATGACCAACGACGTCACCGACGTCACGGAGCTGTACCGGGAGTTCGGCGACGACCGACTGCCGTCCGGACAGCGTGAGACCGAGGCGTTTCCCGTCCTCTCGAAGGGGCCGACGCCCGACTGGGACCCCGAAACGTGGGAGTTCACCGTTACCGGCGCGGTCGAGGAGGAACTCACCTTCTCGTGGGAGGAGTTCCGGGCGCTTCCCAGCGAGACGCAGAAACAGGACTTCCACTGCGTCACCGGCTGGAGCAAGTTCGACTGCGAGTTCACGGGCGTCCCGTTTCCGGAACTCGCCGAGCAGGCGGGAGTCCACGACAGTGCAGTTCACGTCATGTTCTCCGCGCTCGACGGCTACACGACCGACCTCGCGCTCGAGGACTGCCTGCGCGAGGAGGTCCTCTTCGCGTGGGCGTACGACGGCGAGTCGCTCCCGCCGGATCACGGGGGCCCGCTGCGGGTGGTCACCCCCCACAAGTACGCGTATAAGGGGGCCAAGTGGGTCGACGGCATCGAGTTCCTCACTGAGACCGAACGCGGCTACTGGGAGAAACGCGGCTACTCCCAGACGGCGGATCCGTGGCAAGAAGAGCGATACAGCTGA
- a CDS encoding isochorismate synthase: MDQSSGERRLAGETGTKPADGPTTLTSRSRELEDVSFGAIVDVATDSRMLWATPDGLEVVGRGVAAQVTASGPERFDRIRAQTARVFDALDHDGPAVARPRAFGGFSFHDGHESGPPWTGFGAASFVVPRTLVVRSDEGTWLTTVGNDPDEATARLEHWIERLDDMPTMQPSGTAPGIDSTTRTTSREIWTEQVETALERIERGALTKVVLAQALSVELDEPVDIPGTLERLRRRYPNCYRFLIGHEVGGTFFGAPPERLVSKHGTRVETEALAGSVPRSDAPEEDEAYADQMRDSEKVQREHGLVVEAIRDQLEPLASELQIDDQTIRRLANIQHLQTPISATLEGDRHVLEIVEALHPTPAVGGVPPAAAWETIRDAETFDRGWYAAPVGWFDGNGDGEFAVGIRSGIATDETVTLFAGNGIVADSDPDDEWEEVQLKFRPILDELR; this comes from the coding sequence ATGGACCAATCGTCGGGTGAGCGTCGACTGGCGGGTGAGACGGGGACCAAGCCAGCCGACGGTCCGACCACCCTCACCAGCCGGAGTCGCGAACTCGAGGACGTGTCGTTCGGCGCGATCGTCGACGTCGCCACCGACTCGCGGATGCTGTGGGCCACGCCGGACGGACTGGAAGTCGTCGGTCGCGGTGTCGCCGCTCAAGTCACCGCCAGCGGGCCGGAGCGATTCGACCGTATTCGAGCGCAGACCGCTCGGGTGTTCGACGCGCTCGATCACGACGGCCCTGCGGTCGCGCGACCCCGTGCATTCGGCGGCTTTTCGTTTCACGACGGACACGAGTCCGGCCCGCCGTGGACTGGGTTCGGTGCCGCTTCCTTCGTCGTCCCGCGGACGCTCGTCGTCCGCAGCGACGAAGGTACCTGGCTGACGACCGTCGGGAACGACCCCGACGAGGCGACGGCTCGCCTCGAGCACTGGATCGAGCGATTGGACGATATGCCGACGATGCAACCCAGCGGGACGGCGCCCGGCATCGACTCGACAACACGGACGACTTCCCGCGAGATCTGGACCGAGCAGGTCGAAACCGCACTCGAACGCATCGAACGCGGCGCGCTCACGAAGGTCGTGCTCGCGCAGGCGCTGTCGGTCGAGCTCGACGAGCCGGTCGATATCCCCGGCACGCTCGAGCGCTTACGCCGGCGGTATCCGAACTGCTATCGGTTCCTGATCGGCCACGAGGTCGGCGGGACCTTCTTCGGCGCGCCGCCGGAACGCCTCGTTTCTAAACACGGGACCCGGGTCGAGACCGAAGCCCTCGCGGGTTCGGTGCCCCGAAGCGACGCCCCCGAGGAGGACGAGGCGTACGCGGATCAGATGCGCGACAGCGAGAAGGTACAGCGCGAACACGGGCTCGTCGTCGAAGCGATCCGCGACCAGCTCGAGCCGCTTGCGTCGGAGCTCCAGATCGACGACCAGACGATCAGACGGCTGGCGAACATCCAGCACCTCCAGACACCCATTTCGGCGACGCTCGAGGGCGATCGACACGTCCTCGAGATCGTCGAAGCGCTGCACCCGACGCCGGCCGTCGGCGGGGTTCCGCCGGCGGCGGCCTGGGAGACGATCCGTGACGCGGAAACGTTCGATCGAGGCTGGTATGCAGCCCCGGTCGGCTGGTTCGACGGCAACGGCGACGGCGAGTTCGCCGTCGGCATTCGCTCAGGGATCGCGACTGATGAGACGGTCACGCTCTTTGCGGGCAACGGCATCGTCGCCGACAGTGACCCCGACGACGAGTGGGAGGAAGTACAGCTAAAATTCCGCCCGATCCTCGACGAGTTGCGGTGA
- the menD gene encoding 2-succinyl-5-enolpyruvyl-6-hydroxy-3-cyclohexene-1-carboxylic-acid synthase, whose product MTAPNRATLWGRVIVDELVKGGLEAVCIAPGSRSTPLTVAFADHPEICVFSHLDERSASYFALGRARRTGEPTALVCTSGTAAANFHPAVMEADRARVPMLVLTADRPHELRDSGANQTVGQVGLYGDAVRWDAELPEPEADERTVRSLRTTAARALSETGGTDPGPVHLNCPFRKPLEPIEVPDAVPDSFSETLAGKGRDGAFVETNSGSMTLDDGQYRPLVRALEDADRPLIVAGPADPVDLTELDSGAVVTVAERIGAPILADPLSNLRFGPHVSDTDASDGPVYGGYDGYISDLPSPDVVVRFGASPTSKPLRHALRDSGSRQFLLDPAGAWREATFTATDLLAASPGSVFEGLCERLESESDDGDNGATPAANDEWVARFAAAERRHWDIRDDALTEDALETDPFEGSVLASVFAHAPDPATVFVSNSMPIRDADRFGRPRAADLTVLANRGASGIDGIASTALGAGSTTDDPLVLVTGDLAFYHDSNGLLAVERCGVDATIVLLDNDGGGIFHKLPIEEFEPPFTDQFKTPHGLEFETVAELYGLEFERVGPAEFVDAYRGSLEREGTQVLALEFDSEASHRRREGLEERIRDEVRRESE is encoded by the coding sequence GTGACTGCGCCGAACCGCGCGACGCTGTGGGGCCGCGTCATCGTCGACGAACTCGTGAAGGGGGGCCTCGAGGCAGTTTGTATCGCCCCCGGCAGCCGATCGACGCCGTTGACGGTCGCGTTCGCCGACCACCCCGAGATTTGCGTCTTCTCACACCTCGACGAGCGCTCGGCGAGTTACTTCGCACTCGGGCGCGCGAGACGAACCGGCGAACCGACGGCGCTGGTCTGTACCTCCGGGACGGCAGCGGCGAACTTTCATCCCGCCGTGATGGAGGCCGATCGAGCCCGGGTCCCGATGCTCGTGCTCACGGCCGATCGGCCCCACGAACTCCGCGATAGCGGCGCGAACCAGACCGTCGGTCAGGTCGGCCTCTACGGCGACGCCGTTCGGTGGGACGCGGAACTGCCGGAGCCCGAAGCCGACGAGCGAACAGTCCGAAGCCTTCGAACGACCGCGGCGCGAGCCCTGTCCGAGACGGGCGGCACCGATCCCGGACCCGTCCATTTGAACTGTCCGTTCCGGAAGCCACTCGAGCCGATCGAAGTGCCCGACGCCGTCCCGGATTCGTTTTCGGAGACGCTGGCCGGCAAGGGACGAGACGGCGCGTTCGTCGAGACGAATTCCGGGAGTATGACGCTCGATGACGGCCAGTATCGACCGCTCGTACGGGCGCTCGAGGACGCCGATCGTCCGCTGATCGTGGCTGGACCCGCCGATCCGGTCGACCTGACCGAACTCGATTCCGGTGCTGTCGTCACCGTCGCCGAACGCATCGGCGCGCCGATTCTCGCGGATCCGCTCTCGAACCTTCGCTTCGGGCCCCACGTTTCCGACACCGACGCCAGTGATGGACCCGTCTACGGCGGTTACGACGGCTATATTTCCGATCTCCCGTCGCCGGACGTCGTCGTCCGCTTCGGCGCATCGCCGACCTCGAAACCGCTTCGCCACGCCTTGCGCGACAGCGGTTCCCGGCAGTTCCTGCTCGATCCCGCGGGCGCGTGGCGCGAGGCGACGTTCACCGCGACCGACCTGCTCGCGGCGTCGCCCGGGAGCGTGTTCGAGGGGCTGTGCGAGCGACTCGAGTCCGAATCCGACGACGGCGACAACGGAGCCACACCTGCAGCGAACGACGAGTGGGTCGCTCGGTTCGCGGCCGCAGAGCGCCGCCACTGGGACATCCGCGACGACGCGCTCACGGAGGACGCACTCGAGACTGATCCGTTCGAGGGGAGCGTCCTCGCGTCGGTGTTCGCCCACGCGCCCGATCCGGCGACGGTCTTCGTCTCGAACAGCATGCCGATCCGGGACGCGGATCGGTTTGGACGGCCGCGAGCAGCCGATCTGACCGTGCTCGCGAATCGGGGTGCGAGCGGAATCGACGGTATCGCGAGCACGGCGCTGGGTGCCGGCAGCACGACGGACGACCCGCTCGTTCTCGTCACCGGCGATCTGGCGTTTTACCACGATTCGAACGGCCTACTCGCGGTCGAGCGCTGCGGCGTCGATGCCACCATCGTCCTGTTGGACAACGACGGTGGCGGAATCTTCCACAAACTCCCCATCGAGGAGTTCGAGCCGCCGTTTACGGACCAGTTCAAGACGCCCCACGGCCTCGAGTTCGAGACGGTGGCCGAACTTTACGGCCTCGAGTTCGAGCGCGTCGGTCCGGCCGAGTTCGTCGACGCCTATCGCGGGTCGCTCGAGCGGGAGGGCACGCAGGTGCTCGCCCTCGAGTTCGACTCGGAGGCGAGTCACCGGCGGCGAGAGGGGCTCGAGGAGCGGATTCGTGACGAAGTTCGACGCGAGAGCGAATAA
- a CDS encoding DnaJ domain-containing protein, translated as MGQTYYEVLEVDPDATRAEIRTAYRERVLETHPDHNDAPDAAAQFKRVSRARSVLTDGTERARYDRLGHDSYVRLAERSSGTNSPDSSPPDGDTDNDATAERTTRSGTETASADRSSTTTSRGTANETAAGHDRRGNRNRTRTGSGRAHSRGESSRRNRAGNSDGRTGSRSGRTGSHHARQRARRQQKTAQQRASGGWTFVTEGGRSSDGSSNAASSNGDASSSGVTGTANGVGGATTATGTGTASAAGASSPSGTPNEGASSGFRYAVHDWEGEVDLEWEGQAITQTTAVTIGCLWLLYPLFVAASVTPLFPLAINAIVAACTLAFVGYLLTRPRIATAVFGFWSVLFPLGLDQLASVPAFSITGLVTLGFVWIPFGYAVALWWALRP; from the coding sequence ATGGGGCAGACGTACTACGAGGTCCTCGAGGTCGACCCCGACGCGACCCGCGCCGAGATCCGGACGGCCTACCGCGAGCGCGTCCTCGAGACGCATCCGGATCACAACGACGCCCCCGATGCTGCCGCCCAGTTCAAGCGGGTCTCGAGGGCCAGATCCGTACTCACTGACGGCACCGAACGAGCGCGCTACGACCGTCTGGGCCACGATTCCTACGTCCGCCTCGCCGAGCGCTCGAGTGGGACGAACTCCCCGGATTCGAGTCCACCGGACGGGGATACCGACAACGACGCCACTGCCGAGCGGACGACTCGGTCGGGAACCGAAACGGCATCCGCGGATCGATCCAGTACCACCACCTCGCGAGGGACCGCCAACGAAACGGCCGCGGGCCACGACCGCCGAGGCAACAGGAATCGAACGCGAACGGGGAGCGGTCGAGCGCACTCGAGGGGAGAGTCTTCCCGCCGGAATCGAGCCGGAAATTCAGACGGTCGAACCGGGAGCCGGAGCGGTCGAACCGGGAGCCACCACGCCCGTCAGCGCGCGCGACGCCAGCAGAAGACGGCCCAGCAGCGAGCCAGCGGCGGGTGGACGTTCGTGACCGAGGGCGGCCGCTCGAGTGACGGCTCGAGCAACGCAGCATCCTCGAATGGCGACGCATCCTCGAGTGGTGTGACCGGGACGGCCAACGGTGTCGGTGGGGCGACCACCGCTACCGGCACCGGGACGGCTAGCGCCGCCGGGGCGTCCAGCCCCTCAGGTACGCCCAACGAGGGCGCTTCCTCGGGCTTTCGGTACGCCGTCCACGACTGGGAGGGGGAGGTCGACCTCGAGTGGGAGGGCCAGGCGATAACGCAGACGACCGCAGTGACGATCGGTTGTCTCTGGCTGCTGTATCCGCTGTTCGTCGCGGCAAGCGTGACGCCGCTGTTTCCGCTCGCGATCAACGCGATCGTCGCCGCGTGCACGCTCGCCTTTGTCGGCTATCTGCTCACGAGACCGCGTATCGCGACCGCGGTGTTCGGATTCTGGAGCGTGCTGTTCCCGCTCGGACTCGATCAGTTGGCGTCCGTCCCGGCGTTTTCGATCACGGGATTGGTCACACTCGGCTTCGTCTGGATCCCATTCGGCTACGCCGTCGCGCTCTGGTGGGCGCTTCGGCCGTAA